A region of the Candidatus Effluviviaceae Genus I sp. genome:
AGTCGAGCCCCGAGTCCATGACGGCGGCGAGCTGATCCTCGCCGTGCAGCCCCTTGTCCCAGATCGGCGTGCTCGCCGAGGCGTTCGACTGGACCACCCACTTCGTCGTGTCGTTCAGAAGGAAGAACTCGGGCTTCTCCTCGATCCACCACACGTCGTTCAGGCGCGCGAGCGCCGGCAGCGCGTCGGGGGCCGCGCGGACGACGATGAGCTTCTGGAATCCGTCGTCGTGCATCTCGAGCACCTCGGCGCCGAGCGCGCGGACCTGCTGCGCCGTGGACGCCTGGTTCCGGAAGACCCGCACCATGAGCGTGTGCCACGGGTCCGACGCCCGCTCCGGGTGGCGGAGCTCGATGGCGCCGATGGTCGGGGAGAGCCGGTACGCTGGATGGAACGGGCCGGTCCAGCGGACGGCGTCCGACGACCCAAGCGCCTCGCGGGCCTCGGGCGTCATCCTGACGATGTACGTGTTGTCGGGGATGTAGGCGATGAGCTCGCCGCCCGCCGCCCTCACGTCATCCTTGCGTTCCTCGGTCGGAGGGCCGGAGAGCTGGACGAGGTAGTACTCCTGCGCGCCCGCCCGCTCCGTGGCGCGGAGCTCGGGGGGCACGGCGGCCTCGCCCGTGACCGGGTCGAACGGGTAGGCAAGGAGGTGGATCGTCTCGGCCTGCGCGCTTCCCATCATCGCCGCCGTGAGCGACAGCAATACGACGGCCACCGACACGCTGAAGCGTCCGGGCACGGAGTGCCTCCTTTCGCCGGCCCACCGTCGCCGGTCGAACCGGTCAGTGATGCAGGACATCACGCCGTCGGACGCCGGCCCTGGCTCGGCCGATCCGCGGCTCCGTATGGCAAGGCCGCGCGGGCCGCCACCGACCCGCCAGTCGGGTTCATCATATCAGAGCTTCCGCCCTGCTGTCAAGCGATGAGGCTCGCCGGTGAGCTCCGGCGCAGGATCGCCGGGTCTCGACACCGGGGAACCGGCGATGAACCAGGCGTCATGTTGGCGATTGCGGGCCCTCGTGACATTGCGGTAAGCTCACCCCCGCTCCGCGTGGCTTCGCCACAGCTCACCGGGAGGCGCACCCCGTCATGAATGTCCTCGTTCTGAACTGCGGGAGCTCGTCGGTCAGGTTTCAGCTGATCGGCCCCTCGTCGGATGAGCCGCTCGGCAAGGGGCACGTGGAGCGCATCGGGGCGGCGGACGCCGTCGTAACCTACCGCTCCCGAGGCAAGGCCGGGGTGCGTGAGACGAGCGAGGTCGGCGACCATGGCGCCGCCCTTCGCATGGCCCTGGCGAACCTGCTGCACGACGAGCAGGGGGCGATCGCGACCGCATCCGAGATCGGCGCCGTCGGCCATCGCGTCGTCCACGGAGGAGGCATCTTCCAGGACGCCGCCCTGATCACCGAATACGTCATTGAAGGCATCCGCTCCTGCGCCAGGTTCGCCCCTCTCCACAACCCGCACAACCTCAGGGGCATCCAGGTCTGCGCCGAACTGCTGCCCGGG
Encoded here:
- a CDS encoding S8 family serine peptidase, which codes for MPGRFSVSVAVVLLSLTAAMMGSAQAETIHLLAYPFDPVTGEAAVPPELRATERAGAQEYYLVQLSGPPTEERKDDVRAAGGELIAYIPDNTYIVRMTPEAREALGSSDAVRWTGPFHPAYRLSPTIGAIELRHPERASDPWHTLMVRVFRNQASTAQQVRALGAEVLEMHDDGFQKLIVVRAAPDALPALARLNDVWWIEEKPEFFLLNDTTKWVVQSNASASTPIWDKGLHGEDQLAAVMDSGLDYNSCWFRETGGAAPGPSHRKVVSYVTYGGNPYDGCGTGHGTHVCGTLAGDQSYINAGNYNYNGMAYAAKLAIQDVGADDSWSCSTGQVNIPTSLTAAFTNAHNLGARVHSNSWGGSENSYNSYCVDVDSFMWGNKGFLVVFAAGNSG